The following coding sequences are from one Natrarchaeobaculum sulfurireducens window:
- a CDS encoding lipoyl protein ligase domain-containing protein gives MRVFRGRAATIEADRAVSDRLLSVAGDGEPAVRVWQPHRQLAFGRRDCRLEGYDTAREIARERGFSPIERGVGGRAVAYDGETTLAFARADPVADFRRGTDERYEKATATLERALAEIGLEPRRGEPPETFCPGTHSLSVATTDSSERKVVGIAQRVRQDAALTAGIVLVEADDEFVGTLEAVYDALGVGFDPETVGSVAGSGGPTDPDTVRATIEAELVGDATATVEPVPDRLESP, from the coding sequence ATGCGCGTGTTCCGTGGACGGGCGGCGACGATCGAGGCCGACCGAGCAGTCAGCGATCGGCTGCTGTCGGTCGCTGGCGACGGCGAGCCAGCCGTTCGCGTCTGGCAGCCCCACCGACAGCTCGCGTTCGGCCGCCGGGACTGCCGACTCGAGGGCTACGACACCGCCCGCGAGATCGCCCGCGAGCGCGGTTTCTCACCCATCGAGCGTGGCGTCGGCGGCCGAGCGGTCGCCTACGACGGCGAGACGACGCTTGCGTTCGCCCGTGCCGACCCCGTTGCCGACTTTCGCCGTGGGACCGACGAACGCTACGAAAAAGCCACCGCAACGCTCGAACGGGCACTGGCCGAAATCGGCCTCGAGCCCCGACGTGGCGAGCCACCGGAGACGTTCTGTCCGGGCACCCACTCGCTGTCTGTCGCCACGACCGACTCGAGCGAGCGAAAAGTGGTCGGTATCGCCCAGCGGGTTCGACAGGACGCCGCGCTCACCGCCGGTATCGTCCTCGTCGAGGCCGACGACGAGTTCGTCGGCACGCTGGAGGCGGTGTACGACGCCCTCGGCGTCGGATTCGACCCCGAAACCGTCGGCAGTGTCGCCGGTTCCGGCGGCCCCACCGACCCCGACACCGTCCGGGCGACGATCGAAGCTGAACTGGTCGGCGACGCCACTGCAACGGTCGAACCCGTCCCCGACCGGCTCGAGTCACCGTGA
- a CDS encoding DUF7529 family protein gives MTDDGLPLSGPEWDELLEDATAIADGYREAGWDTVVCESVSVSPTTVEDRVGLDVFVSEDEYERVASLVDGGVMIDDAEVYYRPADGADRRFALVVERASESETAVCLPLTYSFDRARPVLETALLEGELLVYVRPIDGTEPSVEPPEANEWITFSHDDPSLFLDENDVRT, from the coding sequence ATGACCGACGACGGATTGCCCCTTTCCGGACCGGAGTGGGACGAGTTGCTCGAGGATGCAACGGCGATCGCCGACGGCTACCGCGAGGCGGGCTGGGACACCGTTGTCTGTGAGTCGGTTTCGGTCTCGCCGACGACCGTCGAGGACCGAGTCGGCCTCGACGTGTTCGTCTCCGAGGACGAGTACGAGCGGGTCGCGTCGCTCGTCGACGGCGGCGTGATGATCGACGACGCCGAGGTGTACTACCGCCCGGCCGACGGTGCAGACCGACGGTTCGCCCTCGTCGTCGAGCGCGCCTCCGAAAGCGAAACGGCCGTCTGCCTCCCACTTACGTACTCGTTCGACCGGGCTCGCCCTGTCCTCGAGACGGCGCTGCTCGAGGGTGAACTGCTGGTGTACGTCCGGCCCATCGACGGCACAGAACCGAGCGTCGAGCCACCGGAAGCCAACGAATGGATCACGTTCTCACACGACGATCCATCGCTATTTCTCGACGAAAACGACGTTCGCACGTGA
- a CDS encoding DUF5806 family protein, protein MTDDGLEPPERDADARAPSLEADGREDAPDGEGPMPDVPEPESETSDVPEEIRKYARFKKMDGAQYDRVNEFLRDRTYVTAREWAIARLCSDFRTETGVEMTKIGENLPELVPFMTDTYTPQAVNQARSSFDDKVRKAGATFLYGAMCDFYTAEELDDVMYEVTEVAKFLLEVEGVDLSVEDELEAEERISSVMREVREASKELRDAEADE, encoded by the coding sequence ATGACAGACGACGGACTGGAGCCACCAGAACGCGACGCCGACGCTCGAGCCCCGTCGCTCGAGGCCGACGGCCGAGAGGACGCCCCGGATGGCGAGGGGCCCATGCCGGACGTACCGGAACCGGAGTCGGAGACGTCGGACGTACCTGAAGAGATACGAAAGTACGCTCGGTTCAAGAAAATGGACGGGGCACAGTACGATCGGGTCAACGAGTTTCTGCGAGATCGGACCTACGTCACGGCCCGCGAGTGGGCCATTGCTCGTCTCTGTTCTGACTTTCGGACCGAAACCGGCGTCGAAATGACCAAGATCGGCGAAAACCTGCCCGAACTCGTCCCGTTCATGACCGACACCTACACCCCACAGGCGGTCAATCAGGCCCGTTCGTCGTTCGACGATAAGGTTCGCAAAGCGGGGGCGACGTTTCTCTACGGCGCGATGTGTGACTTTTACACCGCCGAAGAACTCGACGACGTGATGTACGAGGTCACCGAGGTCGCCAAGTTCTTACTCGAGGTCGAGGGCGTCGACCTCTCCGTCGAGGACGAACTCGAGGCCGAAGAGCGCATCTCGAGTGTGATGCGTGAGGTCCGCGAGGCAAGCAAGGAACTCCGCGACGCTGAAGCCGACGAGTAG
- a CDS encoding thiolase family protein: MSQTPVVVKAVRTPQGKEDGVYADLRSEDLSVPLIDEILAETGLTGEDIDDLMWGCAQQRDEQDNNLARVIALLSELGESVPATTINRWCASSMQAVISAADAIAAGNRDAIIAGGVESMSRVPMGDNIAAVHPRLAELYNVGELQMGMTAEKVAEEYDVSREEQDEYAARSQQRATEATESGRFDDEIVPIETEDDTVDEDEGIRPGTTAEKLAGLPTVFKSDGSVTPGNASQISDGAAALLVTSEAFAEEHDLEIVAEVGMNNVAGVDPTVMGIGPVPATRGLLERNGRDIDEYDLVELNEAFASQAIYSRDELGIDPERFNVNGGAIAIGHPLGASGARLPVTLIHELTKRGGGLGLATLCVGFGQGAAIEFEVN, from the coding sequence ATGTCACAGACACCGGTCGTTGTGAAAGCGGTACGGACGCCACAGGGGAAAGAAGACGGCGTGTACGCTGACCTGCGCAGTGAGGACCTTTCGGTGCCGTTGATCGACGAGATCCTCGCGGAAACCGGCCTCACGGGCGAGGACATCGACGACCTGATGTGGGGGTGTGCCCAGCAACGGGACGAACAGGACAACAACCTGGCACGGGTCATCGCCTTGCTGTCGGAACTGGGTGAGAGCGTCCCGGCGACGACGATCAACCGCTGGTGTGCGTCCTCGATGCAGGCCGTTATCTCTGCAGCTGACGCCATCGCTGCGGGCAACCGCGACGCGATCATCGCAGGCGGCGTCGAAAGCATGTCCCGCGTCCCGATGGGCGACAACATCGCAGCGGTCCACCCACGCCTCGCCGAACTGTACAACGTCGGCGAACTCCAGATGGGTATGACCGCAGAGAAAGTCGCCGAGGAGTACGACGTGAGCCGCGAAGAACAGGACGAGTACGCTGCCAGGAGCCAGCAACGCGCCACCGAAGCGACCGAATCGGGCCGCTTCGACGACGAAATCGTCCCGATCGAAACCGAAGACGACACCGTCGACGAAGACGAGGGAATCCGCCCCGGCACGACCGCCGAAAAGCTCGCCGGCCTCCCAACGGTGTTCAAATCCGACGGGAGCGTCACGCCCGGCAACGCCTCACAGATCTCCGACGGGGCCGCCGCCTTGCTCGTCACGAGCGAGGCCTTCGCCGAGGAACACGACCTCGAGATCGTCGCCGAGGTCGGCATGAACAACGTCGCCGGCGTCGACCCGACCGTCATGGGGATCGGTCCGGTGCCTGCGACCCGTGGCCTGCTCGAGCGCAACGGCCGCGACATCGACGAGTACGACCTCGTGGAACTCAACGAGGCGTTCGCTAGCCAGGCGATCTACTCCCGTGACGAACTCGGGATCGACCCCGAACGCTTCAACGTCAACGGCGGCGCGATCGCCATCGGTCACCCGCTTGGGGCGTCAGGAGCACGCCTGCCGGTCACGCTGATCCACGAACTCACAAAGCGCGGCGGCGGACTCGGGCTGGCAACGCTCTGTGTCGGCTTCGGCCAGGGTGCGGCGATCGAGTTCGAAGTCAACTGA
- a CDS encoding aldehyde ferredoxin oxidoreductase family protein: protein MKHVRGPLCSVDVGEQTAESVPIDELVETYLGGRALGTKLAHDRIPFDADPLGSKNSVFFATGPLQHSTMSFTGRMSATGLSPLTNGLLSSNAGGFLSRNFTGTGYSAVEITGESDDLVIVHVTDDGVEFESVPDLEEATVSETCDYIEAEHGLEAEHTAVVGPGGENEVRFASLMTSKERAFGRGGLGAILGSKNVKAITFDGESTHEVEIPPLQMEVHGEAAQSDHIMKRQGTSSMTEFANMVEALPTHYFSELSFDGAEGISGDRVEEKKYKKGTCSACAFACKLPTRDEESGLETEGPEYETVMAFGSNSGVDDIVDVMQSNKLCDELGLDTISAGDVVAAYLASEDEFGNVELIHETVEQIAYREGIGDTLAEGVERIHDDLGVENWSVKGMEFPAHDGRTLNGQGLAFATSNRGADHMYAEFYPYEYPLVDKDDAFEKAGLEDKPPKIVELENLNAIKDSAVLCKFSRDFVDADRLETLLDADYDELLALGGEVISLERHFNNQRGFDRTDDTLPYEIPDFEAGLEAYYAERGWNDDGTVPAERFEGSSGAPADD from the coding sequence ATGAAACACGTCCGGGGACCACTCTGTTCGGTCGATGTCGGAGAGCAGACGGCCGAGTCGGTACCGATCGACGAGCTGGTGGAGACGTATCTCGGCGGGCGCGCGCTCGGGACGAAACTCGCCCACGATCGAATCCCGTTCGATGCCGATCCGCTCGGATCGAAAAACAGCGTCTTCTTCGCGACGGGGCCGCTCCAGCACTCGACGATGAGCTTTACCGGTCGGATGTCTGCGACTGGACTCTCGCCGCTGACAAACGGCTTGCTCTCGTCGAACGCCGGTGGCTTTCTCTCACGGAACTTCACAGGCACGGGCTACAGCGCCGTCGAGATCACCGGCGAGAGCGACGACCTCGTGATCGTCCACGTCACCGACGACGGCGTCGAGTTCGAGTCGGTGCCGGATCTCGAGGAGGCGACCGTCTCCGAGACCTGTGACTACATCGAAGCCGAACACGGCCTCGAAGCCGAACACACGGCCGTCGTCGGCCCTGGAGGCGAGAACGAGGTTCGGTTCGCCTCGCTTATGACCTCGAAAGAACGCGCGTTCGGTCGCGGCGGACTCGGTGCGATCCTCGGCTCGAAGAACGTCAAGGCGATCACCTTCGACGGCGAGTCGACCCACGAGGTCGAGATTCCGCCGCTTCAGATGGAAGTTCACGGCGAGGCTGCCCAGTCCGACCACATCATGAAGCGCCAGGGGACCTCCTCGATGACGGAGTTCGCGAACATGGTCGAAGCCCTGCCGACCCACTACTTCTCGGAACTGTCGTTCGATGGCGCAGAGGGGATCAGTGGCGACCGCGTCGAGGAGAAAAAGTACAAGAAAGGGACCTGTTCGGCCTGTGCGTTCGCCTGCAAACTGCCGACCAGAGACGAGGAATCGGGCCTCGAGACCGAAGGGCCGGAGTACGAGACCGTCATGGCGTTCGGCTCGAACTCGGGCGTCGACGACATCGTCGACGTGATGCAATCGAACAAGCTGTGTGACGAACTCGGCCTCGATACGATCTCCGCAGGCGACGTCGTCGCGGCCTACTTAGCGAGCGAAGACGAGTTCGGCAACGTCGAACTCATCCACGAAACCGTCGAACAGATCGCCTATCGCGAAGGGATCGGCGACACGCTCGCGGAGGGCGTCGAACGCATCCACGACGACCTCGGCGTGGAAAACTGGAGTGTCAAGGGAATGGAGTTCCCCGCCCACGATGGCCGTACGCTGAACGGTCAGGGACTGGCATTCGCCACCTCCAACCGCGGTGCCGACCACATGTACGCCGAGTTCTATCCCTACGAGTACCCGCTCGTCGACAAAGACGACGCGTTCGAGAAGGCAGGGCTCGAAGACAAACCGCCAAAGATCGTCGAACTCGAGAACCTGAACGCCATCAAAGACAGCGCCGTCCTCTGTAAGTTCTCGCGGGATTTCGTCGATGCAGACCGCCTCGAGACGCTGCTCGATGCCGACTACGACGAGTTACTCGCACTCGGTGGCGAGGTCATCTCGCTCGAGCGCCACTTCAACAACCAGCGTGGGTTCGACCGTACAGACGATACGCTTCCGTACGAGATTCCCGACTTCGAGGCCGGTCTCGAGGCGTACTACGCCGAACGCGGCTGGAACGACGACGGTACGGTCCCCGCCGAACGGTTCGAGGGCTCGAGTGGGGCCCCTGCCGACGACTGA
- a CDS encoding AMP-dependent synthetase/ligase — protein sequence MNWREAEREYDDEVIGETTLGRMFEESVDRNANRPAQKYKGGVYDRSLTDSVLPSATPGEFRAISYTEMRDIVRNLAAGFRDLGVQTGDRVGLFANTRMEWAQSDFALLCAGAVITTVYKSSSPEQVQYLLDDPEASAVVVENQDLLERVLEVEADLDLEFIVSMDELEGYDDRDDIYTLDEIYHRGEETFDLETYEGWVDEPELDDLASLIYTSGTTGQPKGVQLTHWNFRSNVNAIRKRVGPRPDKADDVPALDEETQAVSYLPLAHVFERTAGHFVMFASGGCVAYAEDPDTLQEDFGLVQPTAATSVPRVYEKIYDAIREQASESGVKRRIFEWATDVGVEYQRADNPGTILSLKQSLADKLVFSTVREALGGEIKLLISGGGSLSPELCRLYHAMGLPIHEGYGLTETSPVVTVNPPEEVKIGTIGPALPDVELQVEQQVADQDAFDDSGEVGELLVKGPNVTQGYWNKPGATRGAFTDDGWFRTGDIVHLRPDGYVEFRDRVKQIIVLSTGKNVAPGPIEDKFAASEIVEQAMVTGDGEKFIGALLVPNEAHIREWAEEKGINLPEDPQELCDDDRVREYVGDEVDRINEAFEKHETIKRFELVPREFTEENRMLTPTMKKKRRVILDEFEDRVDRMYAEE from the coding sequence ATGAACTGGCGGGAGGCTGAACGAGAGTACGACGACGAGGTAATCGGGGAGACGACGCTCGGCCGAATGTTCGAGGAGTCGGTCGATCGAAATGCGAACCGACCTGCACAGAAGTACAAGGGAGGTGTCTACGATCGCTCGTTGACGGACTCGGTCCTGCCATCGGCAACACCGGGTGAGTTCCGGGCGATCTCGTACACCGAGATGCGTGATATCGTCCGCAACCTCGCAGCCGGCTTTCGTGATCTCGGCGTCCAGACCGGCGATCGCGTCGGTCTTTTCGCCAACACTCGCATGGAGTGGGCTCAGTCTGACTTTGCGCTCCTCTGTGCGGGTGCCGTCATCACGACGGTCTACAAGAGTTCCTCACCCGAACAGGTCCAGTACTTACTCGACGACCCCGAGGCATCGGCCGTTGTCGTCGAGAACCAGGACCTCCTCGAGCGCGTTCTCGAGGTCGAAGCCGACCTCGACCTCGAGTTCATCGTCTCGATGGACGAACTCGAGGGGTACGACGACCGCGACGACATCTACACGCTCGACGAAATCTACCACCGCGGCGAGGAGACGTTCGACCTCGAGACGTACGAGGGATGGGTCGACGAGCCCGAACTGGACGACCTGGCGAGTTTGATCTACACGAGCGGAACGACGGGCCAGCCCAAGGGCGTCCAGCTTACCCACTGGAACTTTCGGTCGAACGTCAACGCGATTCGGAAGCGAGTCGGTCCGCGTCCCGACAAGGCCGACGACGTGCCGGCGCTCGATGAGGAGACACAGGCGGTGTCGTATCTTCCGCTAGCACACGTCTTCGAGCGAACGGCCGGCCACTTCGTAATGTTCGCCAGTGGGGGCTGTGTGGCCTATGCCGAGGATCCGGACACGCTTCAGGAGGACTTCGGTTTGGTCCAGCCGACGGCAGCCACGAGCGTCCCGCGCGTCTACGAAAAGATCTACGACGCGATCCGCGAACAGGCGAGTGAATCCGGTGTGAAACGTCGAATCTTCGAGTGGGCGACCGACGTCGGCGTCGAGTACCAGCGTGCCGATAACCCGGGGACGATCCTCTCGCTCAAGCAGTCACTGGCCGACAAACTGGTCTTTTCGACGGTTCGTGAGGCCTTAGGCGGTGAGATCAAACTTCTCATCAGCGGTGGCGGCAGTCTCTCGCCGGAGCTTTGTCGTCTCTATCACGCGATGGGACTTCCCATCCACGAGGGGTACGGGCTGACCGAAACGTCGCCCGTCGTCACGGTGAACCCTCCAGAGGAGGTCAAGATCGGCACGATCGGTCCGGCACTCCCTGACGTCGAGTTACAGGTCGAACAGCAGGTCGCCGACCAGGACGCATTCGACGACTCCGGCGAGGTTGGCGAACTGCTCGTCAAGGGACCGAACGTCACGCAGGGTTACTGGAACAAACCTGGTGCAACCCGAGGTGCCTTCACCGACGACGGTTGGTTCCGAACCGGCGATATCGTCCACCTGCGGCCGGACGGCTACGTCGAGTTCCGCGACCGCGTCAAACAGATCATCGTCCTCTCGACGGGAAAGAACGTCGCCCCTGGACCGATCGAGGACAAGTTTGCGGCGAGTGAGATCGTCGAGCAGGCGATGGTCACCGGCGACGGCGAGAAGTTCATCGGCGCGTTGCTGGTCCCCAACGAAGCGCACATCCGCGAGTGGGCCGAGGAAAAAGGTATCAACCTCCCCGAGGACCCACAGGAACTGTGTGACGACGACCGCGTCCGCGAGTACGTCGGCGACGAGGTCGACCGGATCAACGAGGCGTTCGAGAAACACGAGACGATCAAGCGATTCGAGCTCGTCCCGCGGGAGTTCACCGAAGAAAACCGGATGTTGACGCCCACGATGAAAAAGAAGCGCCGCGTCATCCTAGACGAGTTCGAAGACCGCGTCGACCGGATGTACGCCGAGGAGTAA
- a CDS encoding MBL fold metallo-hydrolase codes for MEPGDVSEVTIDGCSDLYYVDTGMYDTAGYGAAYVLDADRPAIVEAGIGTNYEYLLEALDEIGIDSEALEVVAVTHIHLDHAGGAGFLVEACPNADVYVPSVGAGLLAEPSRLVAGTKAAVGDQWQYYVEPEPIPDDRIVEIDDGDVIDLGNHELHVHGAPGHAFHQVIFDDPVNETVFTGDAAGIWIPDLERIKETSPPSDFDLEECLDDLETIRELDPNVLCYTHFGPRDVSDDLDEVLDEYATVLTEWVEAVDAKREELEADRAVIDYFVSNASLPGAWNERKVRAEAELNTRGVLDSLEE; via the coding sequence ATGGAGCCTGGAGACGTCAGCGAAGTCACGATTGACGGCTGTTCGGACCTGTACTACGTCGATACCGGCATGTACGATACGGCCGGCTACGGCGCTGCGTACGTACTGGATGCCGATCGACCGGCGATCGTCGAAGCTGGCATCGGAACGAACTACGAGTACCTCCTCGAGGCGCTCGACGAGATCGGTATCGACAGCGAGGCCCTCGAGGTCGTCGCGGTGACCCACATCCACCTCGATCACGCCGGCGGAGCCGGCTTTCTGGTCGAGGCGTGCCCAAACGCCGACGTCTACGTCCCCTCGGTGGGGGCCGGACTGCTCGCCGAGCCGTCGCGGCTGGTCGCCGGAACGAAAGCCGCCGTCGGCGATCAGTGGCAGTACTACGTCGAACCGGAGCCGATCCCCGATGACCGGATCGTCGAGATCGACGACGGCGACGTGATCGACCTCGGGAATCACGAACTGCACGTCCACGGCGCACCGGGGCATGCATTTCATCAGGTCATCTTCGACGATCCCGTAAACGAGACCGTCTTCACCGGTGACGCCGCTGGCATCTGGATCCCCGACCTCGAGCGGATCAAAGAGACCTCTCCACCCTCCGATTTCGATCTCGAGGAGTGTCTCGACGACCTCGAGACGATCCGTGAACTCGATCCAAACGTCCTCTGTTACACCCACTTCGGCCCGCGTGACGTTAGCGACGACCTCGACGAGGTCCTCGATGAGTACGCCACCGTTCTTACCGAGTGGGTCGAGGCCGTCGACGCGAAACGCGAGGAACTCGAAGCCGACAGGGCTGTGATCGACTACTTCGTCTCGAACGCTTCCCTCCCCGGCGCGTGGAACGAACGGAAGGTCCGCGCGGAAGCCGAGTTGAACACCCGCGGGGTGCTCGACTCGCTCGAGGAGTAA
- a CDS encoding cation diffusion facilitator family transporter — protein sequence MEATGDRRRFTAAAAANVVGNAAKIAVEGAVGLAFGSVALLADAAHSVADLVGSLVVLVWGRSSFDQPDETHPHGHDRIEPLTALFVGAVLALLGLSLLFESVQRLFVFDPPAANPILLVALAFAIVDMYLVYRYTEYVNADIGSTALEALAIDCLNDIYTSMAAVVGVVGVLLGQPLLDSIAGGLVSLFVIYQGVEISRENIAYLTGAAASPKERAEITRTLYDHPNVEGVHDLTAFYDGAVLEVEVHVEVDGDMPFRRAHDVESMLVSRLRSLESVGDAHVHLDPSGIGEWKDQPEEH from the coding sequence ATGGAGGCGACTGGTGACCGACGCAGATTCACCGCGGCGGCAGCGGCGAACGTCGTCGGAAATGCAGCGAAGATCGCCGTCGAGGGAGCCGTGGGCCTTGCGTTCGGCAGCGTCGCGTTGCTCGCGGACGCGGCGCACTCGGTGGCCGATCTCGTCGGCAGCCTCGTCGTCCTCGTCTGGGGCCGAAGTTCGTTCGACCAGCCGGACGAGACACATCCACACGGCCACGACCGAATCGAACCGTTGACGGCGCTGTTCGTCGGTGCGGTCCTCGCCTTGCTCGGGCTGTCGTTACTCTTCGAGTCCGTTCAGCGACTTTTCGTATTCGATCCTCCGGCGGCGAATCCGATCTTGCTCGTCGCCCTGGCGTTCGCCATCGTCGACATGTATCTCGTCTACCGGTACACGGAGTACGTCAACGCCGACATCGGTTCGACGGCGCTCGAGGCGTTGGCGATCGACTGTCTGAACGATATCTACACCAGTATGGCCGCCGTCGTCGGTGTCGTCGGCGTCCTGCTCGGGCAACCGCTGCTCGACTCGATCGCTGGCGGCCTCGTCAGCCTGTTCGTCATCTATCAGGGCGTCGAGATCAGCCGCGAAAACATCGCGTATCTCACCGGAGCCGCGGCCTCACCGAAAGAACGGGCGGAGATCACCCGCACGCTGTATGACCACCCCAACGTCGAGGGCGTCCACGACCTGACCGCCTTTTACGATGGGGCCGTCCTCGAGGTCGAAGTTCACGTCGAGGTCGACGGAGATATGCCGTTCCGGCGGGCCCACGACGTCGAGTCGATGCTCGTGAGTCGACTGCGCTCGCTCGAGTCAGTTGGCGACGCGCACGTCCATCTCGATCCCTCGGGGATCGGTGAGTGGAAAGACCAGCCCGAAGAGCACTGA
- a CDS encoding cupin domain-containing protein: protein MAESDSDFDPEPLIRRHDDVEYEPVGAADGMQKGVLIADDHGAPNFAIRRFVLEPGAEVPAHTNAVEHEQYVLEGEYVVGIDDEEHRVSAGDSLLIPAETVHWYRNDGDEPGAFLCAVPNGDDEIVLTDDE, encoded by the coding sequence ATGGCAGAATCCGACTCGGACTTCGATCCGGAACCGTTGATCCGCCGCCACGACGACGTCGAGTACGAGCCCGTCGGGGCCGCCGACGGGATGCAGAAAGGCGTACTGATCGCGGACGACCACGGCGCGCCGAACTTCGCGATCCGTCGATTCGTCCTCGAGCCCGGCGCCGAGGTGCCCGCCCACACCAACGCCGTCGAACACGAACAGTACGTCCTCGAGGGCGAGTACGTCGTAGGAATCGACGACGAAGAGCACAGGGTATCGGCAGGTGACTCGCTGTTGATCCCCGCCGAGACGGTCCACTGGTACCGTAACGACGGCGACGAGCCTGGTGCGTTCCTCTGTGCCGTGCCCAACGGCGACGACGAGATCGTCTTGACCGACGACGAGTAG
- a CDS encoding cold-shock protein, producing MAKGTVDFFNDTGGYGFIETEDADDDVFFHMEDIGGPDLEEGQELEFDIEQAPKGPRATNVERL from the coding sequence ATGGCGAAAGGAACCGTTGATTTCTTCAACGACACTGGCGGCTACGGATTCATCGAGACTGAGGACGCGGACGACGACGTATTCTTCCACATGGAAGACATCGGCGGCCCGGACCTTGAGGAAGGACAGGAACTCGAGTTCGACATCGAGCAGGCCCCCAAAGGCCCGCGCGCGACGAACGTCGAGCGCCTGTAA
- a CDS encoding carbonic anhydrase: protein MGADHGTLEALLAGNERHVESLPEDYFSDVQAGQHPDVVAVCCSDSRVPQERMWGVEDPGTVFTPSNIGNQVWDDDDGERIVDGGVLYPIHHAGTDAAAVVGHTGCGAVTAAYQVATGADLPGPAGVDKWVDLLVPVVEDGLESDLIDPAADEETVINQLVEYNVDYQARFLRESDVVPDDVSVYGFVYDFQGVYGNEYGRAYLVNVDGETNPDAIADLIPDQYETATDSLLY, encoded by the coding sequence ATGGGCGCAGACCACGGGACGCTCGAGGCGTTGCTCGCGGGCAACGAACGCCACGTCGAATCGCTCCCGGAAGACTACTTCTCGGACGTTCAGGCTGGCCAACACCCGGACGTCGTCGCCGTCTGCTGTTCGGATTCGCGGGTGCCACAGGAACGCATGTGGGGCGTCGAGGATCCGGGAACCGTGTTCACACCGAGTAACATCGGCAATCAGGTCTGGGACGACGACGACGGCGAGCGGATCGTCGACGGCGGGGTACTCTACCCCATCCACCACGCGGGGACCGACGCCGCGGCCGTCGTCGGCCACACCGGCTGTGGAGCCGTCACCGCTGCCTATCAGGTCGCAACGGGAGCCGATCTGCCGGGACCGGCTGGTGTCGACAAGTGGGTCGACCTGCTCGTCCCCGTCGTCGAAGACGGGCTCGAGAGCGACTTGATCGACCCAGCGGCCGACGAGGAGACGGTGATCAACCAGCTCGTCGAGTACAACGTCGACTATCAGGCGCGCTTCCTGCGTGAGTCGGACGTCGTTCCCGACGACGTCTCCGTCTACGGGTTCGTCTACGACTTTCAGGGCGTCTACGGCAACGAGTACGGCCGGGCGTATCTGGTCAACGTCGACGGCGAAACGAACCCGGATGCCATCGCGGATCTGATCCCCGACCAGTACGAGACGGCGACGGACAGTCTGCTGTACTGA